One part of the Pseudodesulfovibrio sp. JC047 genome encodes these proteins:
- a CDS encoding Gfo/Idh/MocA family oxidoreductase: MKKIRFGILSTAKIARTKVIPAMQKGKWTEVTAIASRSSKNAQAVADELGITKAYGSYERLLADKQIDAVYIPLPNHLHVKWTLKAMDKGKHVLCEKPMGLTSGEVNRLINATVLSPDVKVMEGFMFRFHPQWVEAKRLVDTGAIGDLVTIQSFFSYFNADPDNIRNKADLGGGGLMDIGCYPVALSRFIFNAQPRRVMSFMNQDPNFGTDRVFSGMLDFNGRISTFTCSTQMAPYQRVNILGTTGRIEILIPFNAPPDEPCTILLQQDGETTTPIELAPCDQYTLQGDAFARAILDDTNPPATLMDAFDSMHVIDALFKSAETGQWERS, encoded by the coding sequence ATGAAAAAAATACGTTTCGGTATTTTGTCCACCGCCAAGATCGCCCGCACCAAGGTCATTCCAGCCATGCAAAAAGGGAAATGGACAGAGGTCACGGCCATCGCGTCCCGATCGAGTAAAAACGCACAGGCCGTGGCTGATGAGTTGGGCATTACCAAGGCATATGGAAGCTATGAAAGGCTGCTGGCCGACAAACAGATTGACGCCGTATACATTCCCCTGCCGAACCACCTGCATGTCAAATGGACGCTCAAGGCCATGGACAAGGGCAAACATGTCCTGTGTGAAAAGCCTATGGGATTGACCAGCGGCGAGGTCAATCGGCTCATCAACGCCACAGTCCTTTCACCGGACGTCAAGGTCATGGAGGGATTCATGTTCCGGTTCCATCCGCAATGGGTAGAAGCCAAACGACTGGTGGATACAGGAGCGATCGGCGATCTGGTGACGATCCAATCCTTTTTTTCCTATTTCAATGCAGATCCGGACAACATCCGTAACAAAGCGGACCTCGGCGGAGGCGGTCTCATGGACATCGGCTGCTATCCCGTGGCCCTGTCCCGGTTCATCTTCAATGCGCAACCCCGTCGCGTCATGAGCTTCATGAATCAAGACCCAAATTTCGGCACGGACCGGGTCTTTTCCGGCATGTTGGATTTCAATGGCCGGATTTCGACCTTTACCTGCTCGACCCAAATGGCCCCCTATCAACGGGTCAACATCCTGGGCACCACGGGCCGCATCGAGATACTGATCCCGTTCAATGCTCCGCCGGACGAACCGTGTACGATCCTGCTCCAGCAGGATGGCGAAACCACAACCCCTATCGAACTGGCCCCCTGCGACCAGTACACCCTGCAAGGCGACGCCTTTGCCCGGGCCATTCTGGATGACACGAATCCACCAGCCACCCTCATGGACGCCTTTGATTCCATGCACGTCATCGACGCACTTTTCAAAAGCGCAGAAACCGGCCAGTGGGAACGCAGCTAA
- a CDS encoding UDP-glucose--hexose-1-phosphate uridylyltransferase — protein sequence MTFEDTPHRRLNQLTGEWVLVSPHRTKRPWQGQQEAPDMTMLPEYDADCYLCPGNVRAGGAVNPSYTDTFVFTNDFAALLPDAGDDAPTHFPKDSLLVAEPETGLCRVLCYSPRHDLTLARLGTGTARKVVDLWCEEFQTLGARDDIGYVQIFENRGSVMGCSNPHPHGQIWATRTVPMYPATEGTRQAAFARKHDSCLLCDYLAVERERGERILFENDAFVVLVPFWATWPFETMIVPKHHMSNILEMDTDCRDALADAMVRLNIRYDNLFQTSFPYSMGIHQAPTDGADHAPWHFHIHYYPPLLRSRSVKKFMVGYEMMAMPQRDLTAESAAKRLRDQSEQHYLETR from the coding sequence ATGACCTTCGAAGATACTCCGCATAGACGATTGAATCAATTGACGGGTGAATGGGTGTTGGTGTCGCCCCATCGGACCAAGCGTCCCTGGCAGGGGCAGCAGGAAGCGCCTGATATGACGATGCTGCCCGAATACGATGCCGATTGTTATCTGTGTCCCGGCAATGTCCGGGCTGGTGGTGCGGTCAATCCGTCCTACACGGATACCTTCGTCTTTACCAATGACTTTGCCGCGCTTTTGCCTGATGCTGGTGATGATGCGCCGACTCATTTCCCGAAAGATTCCCTGTTGGTGGCCGAACCGGAAACCGGTCTCTGTCGGGTGCTCTGTTATTCCCCCAGACATGATTTGACCCTGGCTCGACTCGGGACCGGCACGGCCCGGAAGGTCGTTGACCTGTGGTGCGAGGAGTTCCAGACGCTGGGCGCGCGGGATGATATCGGCTATGTCCAGATTTTCGAGAATCGTGGATCGGTCATGGGGTGTTCCAATCCGCATCCGCACGGACAGATATGGGCCACCCGCACCGTGCCCATGTATCCGGCCACGGAAGGGACTCGGCAGGCGGCCTTTGCCAGGAAACACGATTCCTGTCTGCTCTGCGACTATCTGGCTGTCGAGCGGGAGCGGGGCGAGCGTATCCTTTTTGAGAATGACGCGTTTGTGGTGTTGGTGCCGTTTTGGGCGACATGGCCGTTCGAGACCATGATTGTGCCGAAGCATCATATGTCGAATATTCTGGAGATGGATACGGACTGTCGCGATGCTCTGGCAGACGCCATGGTTCGGTTGAATATCCGGTACGACAATCTGTTCCAGACTTCCTTTCCTTATTCCATGGGAATTCATCAGGCCCCGACCGATGGGGCGGATCATGCACCGTGGCATTTCCATATCCATTATTATCCGCCGCTGCTGCGGTCCCGGTCAGTCAAAAAATTCATGGTGGGATATGAAATGATGGCCATGCCGCAACGGGATTTGACCGCCGAATCCGCGGCCAAGCGGCTTCGGGACCAGTCGGAACAGCATTATTTGGAGACGCGGTAA